A window of the Brassica napus cultivar Da-Ae chromosome C5, Da-Ae, whole genome shotgun sequence genome harbors these coding sequences:
- the LOC125587951 gene encoding DEAD-box ATP-dependent RNA helicase 50-like, protein MLARAPPPSVTFPARNKVCNRREIVRLFRNGGGVITRAGFTRRPLEASCSNEVVSDSTDDGFIVIKAEHRETELYPPPPPPPSIPPSESSRRNGSRSRGVTASFGRLKAQKVKALVGKVTQKKQQVSRNEEEEDEDDDIFEDEEFGGSSILDLMRKKLAMKAIPSSGKSSEVKRFSRVRESRELRDTDRSQTNERDSNGYAAANSRGRGDRPSNAKNLDTFKGSDRAAGEFANPRKFSDNERAGSRSSYSKDSSAANSRGREDRRFVNKESDTYQRRDRATTDEFSDARYFNDNERAGSHYSYSRGGAGNSRGWGDRRSVVYARDMEDWRERGNKTKSTRETGFFSRKSFAEVGCSEGMMKALKENNFDRPAHIQALAFAPVVDGKSCIIADQSGSGKTLAYLVPVIQRLREEELQGLSKSSSGCPRVIVLVPTAELASQVLANCRLISKSGVPFRSMVVTGGFKQRTQLENLEQGVDVLIATPGRFTYLMNEGILGLSNLRCAILDEVDILFGDEEFESALQNLISSSPVTAQYLFVTATLPLEIYNKLVEVFPDCEVVMGPRVHRVSNALEEVLVDCSGDDYAEKTPETAFQNKKAALLQIIEENPVAKTIIFCNKIETCRKVENIFKRLDRNERQLHVLPFHAALAQGARLTNMEEFTSSHPEDHSLFLVCTDRASRGIDFSGVDHVVLFDFPRDPSEYVRRVGRTARGARGEGKAFVFVVGKQVTLARRIIERNQKGHPVHDVPNAYEFTT, encoded by the exons ATGTTGGCGAGAGCTCCACCTCCGTCAGTTACTTTTCCGGCGAGGAATAAAGTTTGTAATCGGAGAGAGATCGTGCGGCTGTTTCGCAACGGAGGAGGAGTGATAACGAGAGCCGGTTTCACTCGTCGGCCACTGGAGGCTTCATGCTCGAATGAGGTCGTTAGCGACTCCACCGACGATGGATTCATCGTAATCAAAGCGGAACACCGCGAGACGGAGCTCTATCCTCCGCCTCCTCCTCCGCCTTCGATTCCGCCGTCAG AATCTTCGAGAAGAAATGGTTCGCGTTCGAGAGGAGTAACCGCGAGTTTCGGGAGGCTAAAGGCGCAGAAAGTGAAGGCTCTCGTTGGTAAGGTAACGCAGAAGAAGCAGCAAGTGAGTCgtaatgaggaagaagaagacgaggatGATGATATATTTGAGGATGAAGAGTTTGGTGGATCATCAATTCTTGATTTGATGAGGAAGAAGTTGGCTATGAAGGCTATTCCTAGTTCAGGAAAATCTTCAGAGGTGAAAAGATTCAGCAGAGTGCGGGAATCTAGAGAGCTAAGAGATACAGATAGATCTCAGACTAATGAGAGAGATTCAAACGGTTATGCTGCTGCTAACTCCAGGGGTAGAGGAGATAGGCCTTCGAATGCGAAAAATTTAGATACATTCAAGGGGAGTGACAGAGCTGCTGGTGAGTTTGCAAACCCTCGGAAGTTTAGTGATAACGAGAGAGCAGGATCAAGGAGTTCATATTCAAAAGATTCCTCTGCTGCTAATTCTAGGGGTAGAGAAGATAGGCGTTTTGTTAACAAAGAGTCAGATACATATCAGAGACGTGATAGAGCTACTACGGATGAGTTTTCAGATGCTCGGTATTTCAATGATAATGAGAGAGCAGGGTCGCATTATTCATATTCAAGAGGCGGTGCTGGTAACTCCAGGGGTTGGGGTGATAGGCGTTCTGTTGTATACGCAAGAGATATggaggattggagagagagagggaataAAACCAAGTCTACTAGGGAAACCGGCTTTTTTAGCCGCAAAAGTTTTGCAGAGGTTGGATGTAGTGAGGGTATGATGAAGGCCTTAAAGGAGAATAATTTTGATCGACCGGCTCATATTCAG GCTCTGGCTTTTGCGCCAGTTGTTGATGGAAAGAGTTGTATCATAGCTGACCAAAGTGGATCAGGCAAGACACTGGCATATCTTGTACCTGTTATCCAGCGTCTCAGGGAAGAGGAACTTCAAGGACTGAGCAAATCGTCTTCTGGTTGTCCTCGTGTGATTGTTCTGGTACCAACCGCAGAGTTGGCCTCCCAG GTTCTTGCCAACTGTAGATTAATATCAAAGTCTGGGGTCCCGTTCCGTTCCATGGTAGTGACTGGTGGTTTCAAACAACGAACCCAGCTCGAAAATTTAGAGCAAGGTGTGGACGTTTTGATTGCAACACCAGGGCGTTTCACGTACCTTATGAATGAAGGAATTTTGGGGCTGTCAAATTTGAGATG TGCCATATTAGATGAGGTGGATATACTCTTTGGCGACGAGGAGTTTGAGTCAGCCCTGCAGAATCTGATCAGTTCCTCCCCTGTGACTGCGCAGTATCTGTTTGTTACAGCAACCTTGCCCCTCGAGATATACAACAAACTTGTTGAAGTTTTCCCTGATTGTGAAGTTGTAATGGGACCTCGCGTGCACCGTGTTAGCAATGCCCTCGAAGAG GTTCTTGTTGACTGCAGTGGAGATGATTATGCAGAGAAAACTCCTGAGACTGCTTTTCAGAACAAGAAAGCGGCTCTCCTTCAGATTATCGAGGAAAACCCTGTTGCCAAGACTATCATCTTCTGCAATAAG ATTGAGACATGTAGGAAAGTTGAGAATATATTCAAGCGGCTTGATAGAAACGAAAGGCAGCTGCACGTCCTACCGTTTCACGCAGCACTCGCACAAGGGGCAAGGCTTACAAACATGGAAGAATTCACCTCGTCTCATCCCGAAGATCATTCACTGTTTCTGGTCTGCACGGATAG AGCTTCTCGTGGGATAGATTTCTCCGGTGTTGATCATGTGGTGCTGTTTGATTTTCCGCGTGACCCGAGTGAATACGTAAGACGTGTTGGAAGAACAGCGAGAGGTGCTAGAGGAGAAGGAAAGGCTTTCGTCTTTGTAGTGGGGAAACAAGTAACGTTGGCAAGGAGGATCATTGAGAGGAACCAGAAGGGTCATCCGGTTCATGATGTCCCAAACGCTTACGAGTTCACAACCTGA
- the LOC106435430 gene encoding RNA-binding protein 38: MSQPNNNNGDDDKRYKKIFVGGLAWSVTTDVLRSFFQEKCGEVLEANVVSETLPDGNLKSKGYGFVTFRDVAAATRACQPPYPDIEGRRANINLAYVNAKNNPNHSNQIGLLQQAGPSHQYQHGPFNQMAWHQYQNGWFNQVAWQQYPQFCTNPQFPLVYWDSYRGAYIQIPHHPCSSNMNWHQTHSVRPPGMSQPPTEPRFEELPADTNQEAVSTADGVSNDNNEEVDTETDSGADQQNGKAQEGEISGQNNGIKQDVKDQEGEINGQDNGIKQGVKDQEGKIVSGEDENTKQGAGVTNQFCYGIITLQIKTGREEKSENSPQENGFDHEEKTQHMEVGLITKKETDKNA; encoded by the exons ATGTCTCAGCCAAACAATAACAACGGTGATGATGATAAAAGATACAAGAAGATCTTCGTTGGAGGTTTAGCATGGAGCGTAACAACAGATGTTTTGAGAAGTTTCTTCCAAGAAAAGTGTGGAGAGGTTCTCGAGGCTAATGTTGTCAGCGAGACTCTCCCTGATGGTAACTTAAAATCAAAAGGCTATGGTTTT GTTACTTTTAGGGATGTTGCAGCTGCAACTAGAGCTTGTCAACCTCCCTATCCGGATATTGAGGGAAGAAGAGCCAACATCAATCTGGCTTACGTTAATGCAAAGAATAACCCTAACCACTCTAACCAAATTG GTTTACTGCAACAGGCTGGACCATCGCATCAATATCAACACG GTCCGTTTAATCAGATGGCATGGCATCAATACCAGAACG GTTGGTTTAATCAGGTGGCTTGGCAACAATATCCGCAATTTTGTACAAATCCACAGTTTCCTCTAGTCTACTG GGATTCATATCGTGGAGCATATATTCAAATTCCACACCATCCTTGCTCCTCCAACATG AATTGGCATCAGACCCACAGTGTACGACCTCCCGGTATGTCTCAGCCGCCTACAGAACCAAGATTTGAAGAGCTCCCTGCTGATACCAATCAAGAAGCTGTCTCCACTGCAGATGGTGTGAGCAATGACAACAATGAAGAGGTCGATACAGAAACAGACAGTGGTGCTGATCAGCAAAATGGAAAGGCTCAAGAAGGAGAGATCAGTGGACAAAACAATGGCATCAAGCAAGATGTTAAGGATCAAGAAGGAGAGATCAATGGACAAGACAACGGCATCAAGCAAGGTGTTAAGGATCAAGAGGGAAAGATCGTGAgtggagaagatgaaaacaCCAAGCAGGGTGCAGGTGTAACAAATCAGTTTTGTTATGGGATCATTACACTCCAAATCAAGACAGGCCGTGAAGAAAAATCTGAAAACTCACCACAAGAAAACGGTTTTGATCATGAAGAGAAGACGCAGCATATGGAAGTTGGACTGATCACAAAGAAGGAGACGGACAAGAATGCATGA
- the LOC106397329 gene encoding probable histone-arginine methyltransferase 1.3 produces MEASPLKKLEQLEFSLDSVTDLSSSPPASPSSPAVATFSCVDGVTELRFLQPDSTHCFTFDLASAQLFKLGTVQFICVSDDNSEERSFSKGVNIKFGSEKDSKEFCDSFEEWRKDALVPGSSIVSASNSKFDEKIEASSAKMYFHYYGQLLHQQNMLQDYVRTGTYYAAVMENRSDFAGRVVVDVGAGSGILSMFAAQAGAKHVYAVEASEMAEYARKLIAGNPLFADRITVIKGKVEDIELPEKADILISEPMGTLLVNERMLESYVIARDRFMSPNGKMFPTVGRIHMAPFSDEFLFIEMANKALFWQQQNYYGVDLTPLFGSAHQGYFSQPVVDAFDPRLLVAPLMFHTIDFTQMKEEDFYEIDIPLKFTSSVCTRVHGLACWFDVLFDGSTVQRWLTTAPGAPTTHWYQIRCVLAQPIYVMAGQEITGRLHLIAHSAQSYTIDLTLSAKMWGPGASQGGILQSSTGKFDLKEPYYRMSQPQAYPAAQEPPLPPQPQLNPQDIQIQSDDFEEELLQEPAQNASTQL; encoded by the exons ATGGAGGCCTCTCCTTTGAAAAAGCTCGAGCAGCTAGAGTTCTCTCTCGATTCCGTCACTGATCTCTCCTCCTCCCCTCCCGCTTCGCCGTCCTCTCCCGCCGTAGCTACGTTCTCGTGCGTTGACGGCGTCACTGAGCTCCGGTTTCTCCAACCGGACTCGACCCATTGTTTCACTTTTGATCTCGCTTCAGCTCAG TTGTTCAAGTTGGGGACAGTCCAGTTCATATGTGTATCTGATGATAACTCGGAGGAG AGATCGTTCTCTAAAGGAGTTAATATAAAGTTTGGAAGTGAGAAGGATAGCAAGGAGTTTTGTGATTCATTCGAGGAGTGGAGAAAGGATGCTCTTGTTCCAG GATCATCCATAGTTTCAGCTAGTAACAGCAAGTTTGACGAGAAGATTGAGGCGTCCTCGGCCAAAATGTATTTCCATTACTATGGACAACTTCTACATCAGCAAAATATGCTACAAGATTATGTTAGGACAG GTACATATTATGCTGCGGTGATGGAGAACCGTTCAGATTTTGCTGGTCGTGTTGTGGTCGATGTGGGTGCTGGGAGTGGCATTTTGTCTATGTTTGCTGCCCAG GCTGGTGCCAAGCATGTGTATGCTGTAGAAGCATCAGAAATGGCTGAATATGCACGTAAGCTTATCGCTGGAAACCCCTTGTTCGCTGATCGAATCACA GTCATCAAGGGAAAGGTCGAGGATATTGAGTTGCCTGAGAAAGCGGATATTTTAATCTCTGAACCAATGG GCACCTTATTGGTCAACGAGAGAATGTTGGAATCGTATGTAATTGCTAGGGATCGTTTCATGTCTCCGAATGGCAAAATGTTTCCCACTGTTGGAAG GATTCACATGGCACCTTTCTCtgatgaatttttatttattgaaatgGCAAATAAG GCTTTGTTTTGGCAACAACAGAACTATTATGGAGTTGATTTGACACCTCTGTTTGGTTCAGCACACCAAGGTTATTTTTCTCAG CCTGTGGTTGATGCATTTGATCCGAGGTTATTGGTTGCTCCCCTTATGTTTCATACGATTGATTTCACTCAGATGAAG GAAGAAGATTTTTATGAGATCGATATCCCATTGAAGTTTACTTCTTCCGTATGCACCCGAGTGCATGGACTTGCCTGCTGGTTCGACGTTCTCTTTGACGGGAG CACGGTACAAAGATGGCTCACAACTGCTCCTGGTGCGCCTACAACGCATTGGTACCAGATCAGATGTGTTCTGGCACAACCCATTTATGTGATGGCAGGTCAAGAGATCACTGGTAGACTTCATCTGATAGCTCACAGTGCTCAAAGTTACACCATTGATTTAACTCTATCAG CTAAAATGTGGGGTCCCGGTGCAAGTCAAGGAGGAATCCTCCAATCATCGACAGGCAAATTCGATCTGAAAGAACCTTATTATAGAATGTCTCAGCCACAAGCATACCCTGCTGCACAAGAGCCACCATTACCACCACAACCGCAGCTAAACCCACAG GACATACAGATACAGAGCGATGATTTTGAAGAAGAGTTATTACAAGAACCGGCACAGAACGCGAGTACCCAGCTCTAA